Below is a genomic region from Streptomyces sp. NBC_00461.
CGCCGCAGGCGGCGAGCAGGGGCATCCCGCCCGCCACTGCTGCGGTGGCGACCGCAGTCGAGGCGAGGAAGCTTCTCCGGCTTGGCCCGGAGGAGGCGGAAGCGGCGTTCGGCGTCATTGCGTCAACCCTTCATGGCGCACCAGGACACCCGGCGGTGGGCCGTCGGCTGCGGTGTCTTGACTGGAACTGGCTGAGCTGAAAACGAACATCCAACCACTGCGACATGTCTCACAGTCGAAGCGCTTCGATGTTGCTGTGAGGTTAAGTGAACACACATGGGTGCACAAGAGTCGCTTCCAAGATTCCTCCGTGGTATAGGAGGGGACTCTCTGCTTGCCCTGCTTGATGTAATGGTGTCGAAGTCTTCACATTCGCCCTGGAGCCCTATGGGCTCCGAAGGCATCGAAGCGCTTCGAAAGCGCACGTCGCCCCATCTCAAGGGATCCCACCTGTCCGCACAGGTCCTGCCCTCACCATCACCTTTCCGTGATCAACAGCCGCCGTTCGAGAACACCGGCCGGGAACGTGAACAGCGGGGCGCGGAGGGGTCCGGCCACCGTCTTCCCGTGAGCGATGTGCCTGGGCGGCGCGATCTGGAACACGGATCTCGTACGACGGGTCGACGCGGTGCGTATCCGGGCGCCCTGGAGTCGGGCCTGCCCGCTGAGGATGCGGGCGGCCTGGCAGGCGGTCGTGCTGGTCAAGAGCTGTCGTCCCGCTCAGGAACTGCGGTGGCCTGCTGCCGTTCTCGCCCGGCGCCCGGCTCGTGGAGGGCGCGGACCGGATCCCGCTGAAGACCCCGGCCGTGACCTTGCCGCACGTCTTCGAGGGGGACGCCCGCGACGAGGTGCGCGGTGCCGAGGGCGCCCTCCATCCGGCCCTGCGGTGGATGTCACCGGTCCTGAGCGGCGGGCCCCGGTGCGGCTGCGAAGACACGGACGTCCCAGGCACCGAGCTGCACGGGCGTACCGGTCGGGATCACGTGCCCGCTCTCGTCCAGGGCGTCGGTCAGGTCCGCCGGGGCCTGGGCAGTGGCCGGCTGCCAGCTCCAGTTGTGCACGACATGGACGCGCCGCCCGTCGGGGGCAGTGCCGGTGGCCACGGTGACCGAGTCCGGCAGGCCCTGCCAGCCGCCGCCCGGGGTGGGGGCGAGCCAGGTGGCGAGCGCTCGGGCCAGATCACGGCCGGGCACGGTGCCCACGCACGTGACGCGGCCCGCGCCGTGACGGCGGGTGGTGACGGCGGGCCAGCGTCCGAAGTGCGGGTGGTCGTACTCGGCCAGGACGTCGGCGTCCTCGACGGCCAGGCCCTCCACCCAACGGGTGGCCACCGCGTCGCCCGACAGCCGCAGCGGGCTGTCCGGTGCGGCGCGCAGCGGGACGTCGACATGCAGGTTGCTGAACTCGTCGTAGCGGACGCCCGCGGCCCGCACCAGTCGCGCCGGTGTCACCTCGTGGCGTGCCCGCGCCTCGTGATCGCCGTAGCCGGTACGGGGACCGAGCACGACGTGACCGCCCGCCTCCGCGTAGGCACCGAGCCAGTCGAGCATCCCGTCGTCCGCCACGTACAGCGCCGGAGCGATGAGCACGGGGTGCAGTTCGGCCGCCGCCTCCGGCACCAGTCCTGGGCGTTCGCCCCGCGGGTCGTGCAACTGGCGCGCGTGCAGGATCCGTACCTGGCGCCCCGCCTCGAACGCGCCCCGGTAGAACGGCTCGAAGATGCCCTCGTACGCACCCCCGTCCGGACCGCCGTCGGGGCCCGCGAGCGGCGGATACTTCTGCATCAGCCACCTGCTCGGCGCCGAGTACACCATCGCGATGTCCGCGTCCGGCGTGATCCCGGCGACCAGATCCCCGGCGCGCTCGAACTCGGCGCCCAGTCGGGCGAGTTCGCGGTAGGCGCGCCCGGGTTGTCCGCTGTGCGGGAGGATTCCGCCCCAGTACGTCTCGGTGCCGAAGTGCAGCGTGTGCCAGTGCCAGTACTCGATCATGCGGGCCCCGCGTGCGACCAGCGCCCACGCGGCCTGCCGCCACTGCCCGTCGAAGGCGGGCCGGTTCTCGTAAGTGCCGCTGATGGCCTGGGCGTTGGTCTCGGTGATCAGGAACGGCTCCTGGCGCGAGGAGTAGATCCTGTCGGCGCTCTGGTGCAGCGCCCACGCCCCGTACGCCATCCACTGCTGCGGCAGCTTCTCCCGCGGCGGCTCGGGCATCGTGAGGCTGTCCTGCATCTCGTAGTACGGGTTGCCCGCGGTGATGTCGAGGCTGTCGGTGAGCTCGTCGTCCTCCAGGCCGGGCAGGCCGTAGGCGAGGCAGGTGGTGACGAACTGGTCCGGCCTCGCGTACTCGCGCACGATGCCGGCCTGCCAGGCGATGAACTCGGTGGTCAGGCGTGCCTGGAAGGCCCGCCAGGCCAGGTCGTACTGCGGCTGCGCGTTGCCCTCCGGGGTCCACAGGTCGGCCCAGGTGGACAGCCGGTGCGACCAGTAGACGAGCCCCCACTCGCGGTTGAGGGTCTCGACATCGCCGTACCGCTGCCGCAGGTCGTCCACGAAGCGCTGGAAGACGCCGTGGTTGTGCGGCAGTCGCCCCCCGGGCTCGTTGTCGACCTGGAAGCCGATGACCGCGGGGTGGGCGGCGTAGCGGGCCGTGATCGCGCGGATCACCCGTTCCGCGTGGAAGCGGAAGGCGGGGTGCGTGAAGTCGACCTCCTGCCGGGCGCCCCACCCGGCGCGGCGCCCGGCCGCGTCCTCGGCGGCGATCTCCGGGTACTGCCGGGCCAGCCACGGCGGCACCGCGTAGGTGGGAGTGCCGAGGACGACGGAGATGCCGCGCTCGTGTGCGCCGTCGAGGACGGGTCGCAGCCAGTCGAGTTCGAACCGGCCGTTCTCCGGTTCCCAGGTTGACCAGACCGACTCGCCGACGCGGATGACGCTGAACTTCGCCTCCGCCATGAGATCGAGGTCGGTCTTGAGCCGCTCGTACGGCTGGTACTCGTGGTAGTAGGCGGCGCCGAACAGGACGCGCGCGGGCAGATCAGTCATGTGAGGCCCTCGATGAGACGGATGGGTCCCGGCGGCCGGAATCCGGCCGTGAATCCCCGGCTGCCGGAACGGGGAGGCAGTGGGTGTCAGCGGTCAGGTGCTCAAGTGTGAGGTGCCAGGTGTCGGGAGGTCGAGCCGGTCACGGACGTACCGGACCTGGTCCGAGGTGCTCATTCTCGTCGCGTTCGCCTGTCGCCGAGTGCGTACGTCGTCCCGGATGACCGGGATGATCAACGTGGCCCGGGTGCGGCTCCCTGTGGAGCCCGCGGGCGGCAACAACGGCTCTCTGGTGACTCACGGCAGCGGCCCCCTCGGCGGCATCGTCGAAGCGCTTCACTTGATTACGCAAGTTAATGAGGAATTTCTGAGCGAAGCAAGGGGGTGCAGACAAGGAAGCTTGTTCCTTGCCAGGCATTGACATCACATCTCGGGCGGTGGCAGCGTCGAAGCGCTTCACCAACCGATGTCTCTCCCGCTCCGTCGAGGTGTCCCTCCCGTGGGTTCTGCTTTCCTGCCCGCCGCCGGCCGGCTGCTTCACCAGTGCGCGCGGTCCGCGCCCACCCGACTGGCCCGGCCGCGCCCGCGCTGCCTGGCGCCGGAGCTCTGACACACATGTCCAACGCATCCGGGCCCACCGCGCGCCCGTTCCCCGAACTGCCCGCCGGGTTCCGCTTCGGAGCCGCGACCGCCGCCTACCAGATCGAGGGCGCCCACGACCAGGACGGCCGCGGCCCGTCCATCTGGGACACCTTCAGCCACACCCCTGGCCGCACCCTCGGCGGCGCCACCGGTGACACCGCCTGCGACCACTACCACCGCTACCCCGAGGACATCGCCCTGCTGCGCGGGCTCGGCGTCGACGGCTACCGGTTCTCGATCGCCTGGTCCCGCCTGCTGCCCCAGGGCACCGGGCCGGTCAACGCCAAGGGCCTCGACTTCTACGACCGGCTGATCGACGATCTGCTGGCCGCTGGCGTCGCCCCCGCCGTGACGCTCTACCACTGGGACCTGCCGCAGGCCCTGGAGGACCGAGGCGGCTGGCGCGTCAGGGAGACCGCCGAGGCGTTCGCGCAGTACGCGGCCCTCGCTGCCGAGCGTTACGGGGACCGGGTGGAGCGCTGGATCACCCTCAACGAGCCGTACTGCTCCGCCTTCGTCGGCTATGCCGAGGGCCGGCACGCACCCGGTGCCGAAGAGGGCCGGGGCGCGCTGGCCGCCGCCCACCACCTGCTGGTCGGCCACGGCCTAGCGGTACGTGAGCTGCGCGTCGCGGGCGCCCGCGAGACAGGCATCACCCTCAACCTCGACCGCCTCCACGCCGCCTCCGACCTCCCCGAGGACCGGGCCGCCCTGCGCCGGGCCGAGGTCCTCCACAACGAGGTCTGGGCCGAGCCACTCCTCGCCGGACGCTATCCGGAATACGAGGACGAGACCTGGGGCGGTCTCGCCGCCGGTGCCTGGCGGTTGCCCGGCGACCTGGAACTGATCGGCGCCCCGCTGGACTTCCTCGGCGTCAACTTCTACCGCCCCGTGACGGTCGCCGCCGCCCCTCACCGCGAGGCCGACCCCGAAGTGCGCACCGCCGTGGACATCGGTGTCACCGAGCTGGACCCGTACGGGACCCGGCACACCACCATGGGCTGGCCCGTCGTCCCGGAGGCGCTGACCGAGCTGCTCTGCGGACTCGACGCCCGCTACCCGCACCTTCCGCCGGTCTGGATCACCGAGAACGGCTCCGCCGAGACCGACACCGTCGGCCCCGACGGCCGGGTCCACGACGCCGAGCGGATCGACTACCTCACGGACCACTTCGCCGCCGTCGCCGCCGCCGTCGCCGCCGGGGTGGACGTGCGTGGCTACTACGCCTGGTCGTTGCTGGACAACTTCGAGTGGGCGCGCGGCTACGACCAGCGCTTCGGTCTTGTCCACGTCGACTACGACACGCTGACTCGAACGCCCAAGGACAGCTACCACTGGTACCGGGGCCTGATCACCGCGCATCGCGCGCGGACGGAGGAAACCACCCCATGAAGTTCA
It encodes:
- a CDS encoding beta-galactosidase — encoded protein: MTDLPARVLFGAAYYHEYQPYERLKTDLDLMAEAKFSVIRVGESVWSTWEPENGRFELDWLRPVLDGAHERGISVVLGTPTYAVPPWLARQYPEIAAEDAAGRRAGWGARQEVDFTHPAFRFHAERVIRAITARYAAHPAVIGFQVDNEPGGRLPHNHGVFQRFVDDLRQRYGDVETLNREWGLVYWSHRLSTWADLWTPEGNAQPQYDLAWRAFQARLTTEFIAWQAGIVREYARPDQFVTTCLAYGLPGLEDDELTDSLDITAGNPYYEMQDSLTMPEPPREKLPQQWMAYGAWALHQSADRIYSSRQEPFLITETNAQAISGTYENRPAFDGQWRQAAWALVARGARMIEYWHWHTLHFGTETYWGGILPHSGQPGRAYRELARLGAEFERAGDLVAGITPDADIAMVYSAPSRWLMQKYPPLAGPDGGPDGGAYEGIFEPFYRGAFEAGRQVRILHARQLHDPRGERPGLVPEAAAELHPVLIAPALYVADDGMLDWLGAYAEAGGHVVLGPRTGYGDHEARARHEVTPARLVRAAGVRYDEFSNLHVDVPLRAAPDSPLRLSGDAVATRWVEGLAVEDADVLAEYDHPHFGRWPAVTTRRHGAGRVTCVGTVPGRDLARALATWLAPTPGGGWQGLPDSVTVATGTAPDGRRVHVVHNWSWQPATAQAPADLTDALDESGHVIPTGTPVQLGAWDVRVFAAAPGPAAQDR
- a CDS encoding GH1 family beta-glucosidase, with the protein product MSNASGPTARPFPELPAGFRFGAATAAYQIEGAHDQDGRGPSIWDTFSHTPGRTLGGATGDTACDHYHRYPEDIALLRGLGVDGYRFSIAWSRLLPQGTGPVNAKGLDFYDRLIDDLLAAGVAPAVTLYHWDLPQALEDRGGWRVRETAEAFAQYAALAAERYGDRVERWITLNEPYCSAFVGYAEGRHAPGAEEGRGALAAAHHLLVGHGLAVRELRVAGARETGITLNLDRLHAASDLPEDRAALRRAEVLHNEVWAEPLLAGRYPEYEDETWGGLAAGAWRLPGDLELIGAPLDFLGVNFYRPVTVAAAPHREADPEVRTAVDIGVTELDPYGTRHTTMGWPVVPEALTELLCGLDARYPHLPPVWITENGSAETDTVGPDGRVHDAERIDYLTDHFAAVAAAVAAGVDVRGYYAWSLLDNFEWARGYDQRFGLVHVDYDTLTRTPKDSYHWYRGLITAHRARTEETTP